A single genomic interval of Armigeres subalbatus isolate Guangzhou_Male chromosome 1, GZ_Asu_2, whole genome shotgun sequence harbors:
- the LOC134206398 gene encoding uncharacterized protein LOC134206398, whose protein sequence is MNTVCGVAFLGILPFLLSVDIQPEFVFQRTEQTKGFDIYRTKLRITKFNRTTAVLNGTVDVFVDLDNALTAQIDLAYSRLGNNQFNNYPLKIAQRPFCHFLNDTYKEYRELFSNTSNFPSFGDGLCPFPAGHYWFRNFVFDAEHVPFAAPEGFWRITFLIKGRQSEAEFQIFAKFSRESYW, encoded by the exons ATGAACACTGTGTGCGGTGTAGCCTTCCTGGGAATCCTTCCATTCCTGCTGTCGGTTGACATCCAACCGGAGTTTGTCTTCCAGCGAACCGAGCAGACGAAGGGGTTCGACATTTATCGCACCAAACTTCGCATCACCAAGTTTAACCGGACCACGGCCGTGCTGAACGGGACTGTAGATGTTTTCGTCGACCTGGACAACGCTTTAACG GCTCAAATCGATTTGGCGTACAGCCGGCTGGGTAACAACCAGTTCAACAACTATCCACTGAAGATTGCACAGCGACCCTTCTGTCACTTCCTGAACGACACTTACAAGGAGTATcgagaacttttttcaaatacctCCAATTTCCCGAGTTTTGGCGATGGGCTGTGTCCGTTTCCCGCTGGACATTACTGGTTCAGAAATTTCGTGTTTGACGCGGAGCATGTGCCGTTCGCTGCCCCTGAGGGATTCTGGCGGATTACCTTCCTGATCAAGGGACGGCAAAGTGAGGcggaatttcaaatttttgctAAGTTCTCTAGGGAATCGTATTGGTGA